The sequence below is a genomic window from Syntrophorhabdaceae bacterium.
GAAAAGAGGGTCTTGATACTTACCCCTACTGCCTTGCCATCCATAACAGGCAATGCCATAAACACAGAGAGGTGGAAAAGACTCATTTCAAAGGCAGGTGCCCATGTAGAACTCGTGGCTATCCAGAGTTTAGATATATTCCCAATCAAAGAAAAGATAGAAAATTTTAAGCCCCATGTAATCCATGCCCACCATGCCTTAAAAACAGGTAGCCTTTTTCTTCAAGAAGACATGGCAAAGGCAAGGGCAAATACCCCCCTTGTATTATCCCTGCCCGGAACAGACATAAATATAGATCTAAAGTCAAATAGAGATATTATTATGGATGTTTTAAATACTGCCTCAGCCTTAATATGCCAGAGCAAAACCATGGAAGAGAAGGTAAGAAAAGAATTTCCCCTTTTAAAAAAACCTATTTACTATGTGCCCAGGTCTATTGTATGGCTGGGGCATGAACCGTTTAAAATAAGGGATGTAGCAGGCTGCAAAGATGGGGATATACTGTTTTTTCACCCTGCAGGCATTAGAGAAGTAAAGGGAAATCTCCAGTGTCTTGAGTATTTTAAAGAACTGAATAGAATGAGGAAACATGCAAGGATTCTTTTTTCAGGTCCTATCCTTGAAGAGGAATA
It includes:
- a CDS encoding glycosyltransferase family 4 protein, whose amino-acid sequence is MRFEKRVLILTPTALPSITGNAINTERWKRLISKAGAHVELVAIQSLDIFPIKEKIENFKPHVIHAHHALKTGSLFLQEDMAKARANTPLVLSLPGTDINIDLKSNRDIIMDVLNTASALICQSKTMEEKVRKEFPLLKKPIYYVPRSIVWLGHEPFKIRDVAGCKDGDILFFHPAGIREVKGNLQCLEYFKELNRMRKHARILFSGPILEEEYGRLFKERLKECHEFARWIPFIPPEAIKSAYEGADIVLNTSLSEGISTVLLEAINLAKPSLASDIPPNRWLIMDCHRIGRCGLMYDLTSKQDFIEKAVKMIDDKGLMESLSANAKEFAKYLPKPNDELRGLIRVYIHVL